From the Bacillus tuaregi genome, one window contains:
- the cybH gene encoding Ni/Fe-hydrogenase, b-type cytochrome subunit, with product MSMPTPLQRNKKVVMKRSREPKVTAVKHDVVKVYVWELPVRIFHWLNAIAIFLLMVTGLFIGNPIIGASVHEEAYYSFVMGWVRYIHFFAAFLFSVNLLFRLYWTLKGNKFSTSNPFKASFWKETLETVKYYLFLKNKKPHYVGHNPLAQLSYWIFIGLGSIIMILTGFSMYVEPQPESFIGKIFAWVPSIFGGSSYDVRSWHHIAAWGFMVFVVVHIYMAFREDYMQRNGTMSSIFTGYKTESKKVLNDGASDEE from the coding sequence ATGTCAATGCCAACACCGCTTCAAAGAAATAAAAAGGTTGTAATGAAAAGAAGCAGAGAACCAAAGGTAACAGCTGTTAAGCATGATGTGGTGAAAGTGTATGTCTGGGAGCTACCAGTAAGAATCTTTCACTGGTTAAATGCTATTGCTATCTTCCTTTTAATGGTCACTGGCCTATTTATTGGAAATCCAATTATTGGTGCGTCAGTTCATGAAGAAGCCTATTATTCTTTTGTCATGGGATGGGTAAGGTATATTCATTTCTTTGCTGCTTTTCTCTTTTCTGTAAATCTATTATTTCGTCTTTATTGGACCTTAAAAGGTAATAAATTTTCCACCTCGAATCCATTTAAAGCAAGTTTTTGGAAAGAGACTTTGGAAACGGTAAAATATTATCTATTTTTGAAAAATAAAAAGCCGCATTATGTAGGTCATAATCCGCTGGCACAATTAAGCTATTGGATTTTTATAGGTCTTGGATCGATTATTATGATTCTTACCGGTTTCTCGATGTACGTCGAGCCCCAGCCTGAGTCTTTTATCGGAAAAATATTTGCCTGGGTTCCATCTATATTTGGGGGCAGCAGTTATGACGTGCGTTCGTGGCACCATATAGCAGCTTGGGGATTTATGGTTTTTGTTGTTGTCCATATCTATATGGCATTCCGTGAAGATTACATGCAACGCAATGGGACTATGTCCTCCATTTTTACTGGATATAAAACTGAATCGAAAAAGGTGCTAAATGATGGTGCATCAGATGAAGAGTAA
- the hypB gene encoding hydrogenase nickel incorporation protein HypB translates to MKVTLRTDILTNNNKAAEFNRELFKETNTLVINIMSSPGAGKTTLLEETVRALSPRYRIAVIEGDLATERDADRIRVLGAQAVQINTHGGCHLDARMVAATLAEFDLDDIDLLFIENVGNLVCPSGYDLGENHKVVVLSVPEGNDKIPKYPIMFMRTELVLLNKVDLLPYLDFDVPTAISDLEGINPASKLLSVSAKTKEGLSSWFSWIDEAYRLCVKQEK, encoded by the coding sequence ATGAAAGTCACCTTAAGAACAGATATCCTGACAAACAACAACAAAGCAGCTGAATTTAACCGGGAGTTATTTAAAGAAACCAATACACTGGTTATTAATATTATGAGTTCACCTGGTGCTGGGAAAACGACATTATTGGAAGAAACCGTCAGAGCCTTATCTCCTCGCTATCGAATTGCCGTCATAGAGGGTGACCTGGCAACAGAGCGTGATGCAGACCGAATAAGGGTTCTAGGTGCTCAGGCAGTGCAAATTAATACACATGGGGGCTGTCATTTGGATGCACGGATGGTTGCGGCCACCTTGGCTGAATTCGATTTAGATGATATCGATTTATTATTTATTGAAAATGTTGGTAATCTCGTATGTCCGTCAGGCTATGACTTAGGAGAGAATCATAAAGTTGTAGTACTTAGTGTCCCTGAAGGAAATGATAAAATTCCTAAATATCCAATCATGTTTATGCGGACAGAATTAGTATTATTAAATAAAGTGGATTTACTGCCATATCTAGATTTTGATGTACCTACTGCAATCTCTGATTTAGAGGGAATCAACCCTGCCTCCAAGCTTCTTAGTGTGTCTGCAAAAACAAAGGAAGGCCTTAGCAGTTGGTTTTCCTGGATTGATGAGGCTTATCGTCTATGCGTGAAGCAAGAAAAGTAA
- a CDS encoding HyaD/HybD family hydrogenase maturation endopeptidase — MKSNQQDIRITILGIGNTLYQDEGIGIHALPLIEEALEHIPGIEYIDGTTDGLRLLGPVEDTNYLIVIDAINAGKKGGTIITLLGEDIPAYIGLKMSIHQLGFQEVLYAAKLRNRYPKHIALIGMQPTCLELGVGLSPMNEQQLPYLIERIKEQVHEWRISQ, encoded by the coding sequence ATGAAGAGTAATCAACAGGATATTAGAATTACCATTCTAGGTATTGGCAACACACTTTATCAAGATGAGGGAATAGGCATTCATGCCTTACCCCTCATCGAGGAGGCATTAGAACATATACCAGGAATAGAATATATTGATGGTACAACTGACGGACTGCGTCTTTTAGGACCGGTAGAGGATACCAATTATTTAATTGTCATTGATGCGATTAATGCTGGAAAAAAAGGCGGTACAATTATTACACTGCTAGGTGAGGACATTCCAGCTTATATAGGCTTGAAAATGTCAATCCATCAGCTAGGCTTTCAAGAGGTCTTATATGCTGCCAAGTTAAGGAACCGATATCCAAAGCATATTGCCTTAATAGGAATGCAGCCTACATGTTTAGAGCTTGGCGTTGGGCTTTCGCCAATGAATGAACAGCAGCTTCCGTATCTAATTGAGCGTATTAAAGAGCAGGTTCATGAATGGAGAATATCACAATGA
- a CDS encoding GIY-YIG nuclease family protein, whose protein sequence is MIESIHSDHTLYAIHLNLVESKQITVGKLGTFTFQKGTYIYVGSAKRNITQRIERHVKINKKHHWHFDYLRPFGTITRIITYDNSLRECELAENIRKEKMAAIPINGFGSSDCKCKSHLLFIEEK, encoded by the coding sequence ATGATTGAATCGATTCATTCAGATCATACACTCTATGCCATTCATTTAAATTTGGTGGAAAGTAAGCAAATTACAGTTGGAAAACTGGGGACATTCACTTTTCAAAAGGGAACGTATATTTATGTGGGCAGTGCCAAAAGAAATATTACACAGAGAATTGAACGTCATGTAAAAATCAACAAGAAACATCATTGGCACTTTGATTATTTACGTCCATTCGGAACCATTACTAGAATTATAACATATGATAATAGCTTACGAGAGTGCGAGCTTGCTGAGAATATTAGGAAAGAAAAAATGGCCGCTATACCAATCAATGGGTTTGGTTCTTCAGATTGTAAATGTAAGTCCCACCTTCTGTTTATCGAGGAAAAATAG
- a CDS encoding twin-arginine translocase TatA/TatE family subunit: protein MLSNIGVPGLILILILALIIFGPKKLPEIGRAFGQTLREFKKSTRDLTSDVMDEVEDVKKEVKNVTK from the coding sequence ATGTTATCAAATATAGGTGTTCCCGGTTTAATATTAATCCTTATTCTAGCACTTATTATTTTTGGACCAAAGAAGTTACCTGAAATAGGGCGTGCATTTGGTCAAACCTTACGTGAATTTAAAAAATCTACACGCGATCTTACAAGCGATGTTATGGATGAAGTAGAAGATGTAAAAAAAGAAGTGAAAAATGTGACTAAATAA
- a CDS encoding nickel-dependent hydrogenase large subunit: MSERIVVDPITRIEGHLRVEADIDDSGVIQDAFSSGTAVRGIELIVRDRDPRDVWAFVQRICGVCTSTHALASVRAVEDALDIKIPENAELIRNIMNEAIFVHDHVVHFYHLHALDWVDVVSALSADPNETAKIAQSISNWPKSSPGYFRDIQNKVKKVVDSGQLGIFANGYWGHPAYKLPPEVNLLAVAHYLEALDWQKEIVKIQTILGGKNPHPHYVVGGMATPIDINSDNGIHAERLMHISQLIDQAKEFVNQVYIPDLLAIGSYYKDWTYGGGINNYLSYGDFSMGDHYDKSKYRMPSGVILNGNINEIHEVDLKDASQIQEFIDRSWYTYDGKDSKEGKHPSEGETSLNYTGPKAPYKNLNTDEKYSWIKAPRWKGQPMETGPLARIMIGYAAGKEEIVNLVDSTLQKLELPISALHSTLGRTVARGLESVLISDWMRNDMDKLLANIKNGDQVTFNSSKWEPNTWPKNAKGVGWIEAPRGALGHWVEIENGKTKNYQAVVPTTWNATPRDAENNIGAYESSLKGTPLLVKDQPLEIIRTIHSFDPCLACAVHLTDLESNELTEIRIG, translated from the coding sequence ATGAGTGAGAGAATAGTAGTTGATCCAATTACAAGGATAGAGGGTCATCTTAGAGTAGAGGCTGACATAGATGATAGCGGAGTGATACAAGATGCATTTAGTTCTGGTACCGCAGTCAGGGGAATTGAGCTGATTGTACGAGACCGAGATCCTCGTGATGTATGGGCTTTTGTGCAGCGGATTTGTGGTGTCTGCACGTCCACTCATGCATTGGCGTCCGTTCGTGCAGTTGAGGATGCGCTAGATATTAAAATTCCGGAAAATGCTGAGCTTATTCGAAATATTATGAATGAGGCTATATTTGTCCATGACCATGTGGTCCATTTCTATCATTTACATGCCTTAGACTGGGTAGATGTTGTGAGTGCATTAAGTGCTGATCCAAATGAAACAGCAAAAATTGCTCAGTCCATTTCAAATTGGCCGAAGTCTTCACCAGGCTATTTTCGGGATATCCAAAATAAAGTCAAAAAGGTTGTTGACAGCGGACAACTTGGAATCTTTGCTAACGGTTACTGGGGACATCCAGCCTATAAGCTTCCTCCAGAGGTAAACCTGTTGGCAGTTGCTCATTATTTAGAAGCTCTTGACTGGCAGAAGGAAATCGTGAAAATCCAAACGATTCTTGGCGGGAAAAACCCACATCCACATTATGTCGTCGGTGGCATGGCTACTCCAATCGATATTAACAGTGACAATGGGATTCATGCAGAACGACTCATGCATATTTCTCAATTAATTGATCAGGCAAAGGAATTTGTCAATCAAGTCTATATTCCAGATTTATTAGCAATCGGTTCATATTACAAGGATTGGACTTATGGTGGAGGAATAAATAATTATCTTTCATATGGTGATTTTTCAATGGGTGACCATTATGACAAGAGTAAATACCGAATGCCAAGTGGAGTCATTTTGAATGGCAATATAAATGAGATACATGAGGTGGATTTAAAGGATGCATCTCAAATTCAAGAATTCATCGACCGTTCCTGGTACACCTATGATGGAAAAGACAGCAAGGAAGGAAAGCATCCATCAGAGGGCGAAACTTCGCTAAATTATACGGGTCCTAAAGCGCCTTATAAGAATTTAAATACAGATGAAAAATACAGCTGGATTAAGGCGCCACGCTGGAAAGGACAGCCAATGGAAACAGGTCCGCTTGCACGTATCATGATTGGCTATGCAGCAGGGAAAGAAGAAATTGTGAACCTGGTCGATAGTACATTGCAAAAATTAGAATTACCGATTAGCGCTCTGCATTCAACATTGGGACGAACCGTTGCCCGTGGTCTTGAATCCGTTTTGATTAGTGATTGGATGAGAAACGATATGGATAAGCTGCTAGCCAATATTAAAAATGGTGATCAGGTTACGTTCAACAGTTCTAAATGGGAGCCTAATACATGGCCGAAAAATGCGAAGGGTGTTGGCTGGATAGAGGCACCACGGGGAGCATTAGGCCATTGGGTTGAAATTGAAAATGGAAAAACGAAAAACTACCAAGCTGTTGTTCCAACCACTTGGAATGCTACACCACGTGATGCAGAAAATAATATTGGTGCTTATGAATCATCCTTAAAAGGTACACCGCTGCTTGTTAAGGATCAACCGCTTGAAATTATTCGGACTATTCATTCCTTTGACCCTTGTTTAGCGTGTGCAGTTCATTTAACTGACTTAGAAAGTAATGAATTGACGGAAATAAGGATTGGCTAG
- a CDS encoding anthrax toxin lethal factor-related metalloendopeptidase, with translation MKHKQFLYILVMLSLLLMGNSQAAKEGIVLLKFSEHSILKQSLDLVSDKILSHIIILPATPFNQEEAAEMITRIDGLPASLLEKIYENGVLIQLFTGRLTENKAAAHLSNLVPRGYVHKTTWDDVPGMGGGRTVLVKIGASDRGKGHSSVNLELHELAHSIDRLVYDGLRSKHSYLEIWNLEKENMFPGRSYFLQYPEEYFAECFAYYYLGGQFQEELKRKAPRTFQLIQKLS, from the coding sequence ATGAAACATAAACAATTTCTTTATATATTGGTCATGCTGTCATTACTATTAATGGGAAATTCCCAGGCTGCAAAAGAAGGTATAGTACTCCTTAAATTCTCCGAACATTCCATATTAAAACAGTCATTGGATTTAGTGTCGGATAAGATTCTTAGTCATATTATTATCCTTCCTGCGACCCCCTTTAATCAAGAGGAAGCGGCAGAAATGATTACCCGTATAGATGGACTTCCTGCTTCATTATTAGAAAAAATATATGAAAATGGCGTTTTGATTCAATTATTTACTGGTAGGTTAACAGAAAATAAGGCTGCAGCACATCTTTCTAACCTGGTACCTCGCGGTTATGTTCATAAGACTACCTGGGATGATGTCCCTGGAATGGGGGGAGGAAGGACTGTCCTTGTAAAGATTGGAGCAAGTGATCGAGGTAAGGGCCATAGCTCTGTTAATTTAGAACTTCATGAATTAGCTCATTCGATCGATAGGCTTGTCTATGATGGACTAAGAAGTAAACACAGTTATTTAGAAATTTGGAACCTGGAAAAAGAAAATATGTTTCCTGGCAGAAGCTATTTTTTACAGTATCCAGAAGAGTATTTTGCTGAATGCTTTGCCTACTATTATCTAGGGGGTCAATTTCAGGAGGAATTAAAAAGAAAAGCACCGAGAACCTTTCAATTGATTCAAAAATTATCTTAG
- a CDS encoding dihydrofolate reductase produces MISFIVAMDQNRVIGKDNQLPWHLPADLKFFKKVTMGHPIVMGRNTYESIGKPLPGRDNIIVTRNQDYSQDGCTVIHSIEDLKQFADDDEEVFIIGGAELFNATFPLAKRLYITKIKDTFAGDTYFPEFPESDWRLVSEEKGLRDEKNPYDYFFAVYERSTEGK; encoded by the coding sequence ATGATTTCATTTATAGTAGCTATGGATCAGAACCGGGTTATCGGAAAAGATAACCAGCTGCCATGGCATTTACCAGCAGATTTGAAGTTTTTCAAGAAGGTGACGATGGGGCACCCAATCGTTATGGGGAGAAATACTTACGAATCGATTGGGAAGCCTTTACCAGGTCGAGATAATATCATTGTCACACGCAATCAAGACTATAGCCAGGATGGTTGTACAGTTATACATTCAATTGAGGATCTAAAACAGTTTGCCGACGATGATGAAGAGGTGTTCATTATAGGAGGTGCAGAGCTATTTAATGCAACCTTTCCATTGGCAAAACGCCTTTATATTACGAAAATAAAGGATACTTTTGCTGGTGATACATATTTTCCTGAGTTTCCTGAATCCGATTGGAGATTGGTATCAGAGGAAAAAGGTCTAAGGGATGAAAAAAATCCATATGATTACTTTTTTGCGGTTTATGAACGAAGTACAGAAGGAAAATAA
- a CDS encoding thymidylate synthase: protein MLHPEYEYLNMCRYVLENGNKKSDRTGTGTLSVFGYQMRFDLEKGFPLLTTKRIPFRLVASELLWFIKGDTNIRYLLQQNNHIWNEWAFKNWIESDEYRGPDMKDFGLKSQNDEAFRQQYEKEMEWFINRILVDDDFAAQYGELGPVYGKQWRAWATTTGETIDQLKDLVEQIKKNPDSRRLILSSWSPEFTPQMALPPCHTLFQFYVHDGKLSCQLYQRSGDIFLGIPFNIASYALLTHLIAHECGLKAGEFVHTIGDAHIYSNHIEQIETQLSREPKPFPRIIINKEKQSLFEMEMEDISLEGYDPHPSIKAPVAV from the coding sequence TTGCTGCATCCAGAGTATGAGTATTTAAATATGTGCCGATATGTTTTAGAAAACGGCAATAAAAAAAGTGACCGGACAGGCACAGGAACCTTATCTGTTTTTGGTTATCAAATGAGATTCGATTTGGAAAAAGGCTTTCCTCTATTGACGACAAAGAGAATTCCTTTTCGTCTAGTCGCAAGCGAATTACTATGGTTTATTAAAGGGGATACAAATATTCGTTATCTGCTTCAGCAAAATAACCATATATGGAATGAATGGGCCTTTAAAAACTGGATTGAAAGTGATGAGTATAGGGGTCCAGATATGAAGGATTTCGGCTTGAAAAGTCAGAATGACGAGGCTTTTCGTCAGCAATATGAAAAGGAAATGGAATGGTTTATTAATCGAATCCTTGTGGATGATGATTTTGCCGCTCAATACGGTGAGCTAGGACCTGTCTATGGCAAGCAATGGCGTGCTTGGGCAACCACAACAGGTGAGACGATTGATCAATTAAAGGATTTGGTTGAGCAAATAAAAAAAAATCCTGATTCAAGGAGACTTATTCTCTCTTCTTGGTCACCTGAATTCACACCGCAGATGGCACTGCCTCCATGTCATACATTATTTCAATTCTATGTACATGATGGGAAATTAAGCTGTCAGCTCTATCAAAGAAGCGGTGATATTTTCCTAGGTATACCATTTAATATTGCCAGCTATGCTCTTTTGACACATTTAATTGCACATGAATGCGGGCTAAAAGCAGGTGAATTTGTTCATACCATCGGGGATGCGCATATATACAGCAACCATATCGAGCAAATTGAAACACAGCTTTCACGAGAGCCAAAGCCTTTTCCTCGTATTATTATCAATAAAGAGAAACAGTCTTTATTCGAAATGGAAATGGAGGATATTTCCTTGGAGGGATACGACCCACATCCATCCATTAAAGCTCCTGTTGCTGTGTAG
- a CDS encoding hydrogenase small subunit, whose translation MKRPTVYETALEHGISRRDFLKMCTALAATMGLDYTQSNKVVNALETNARVPVIWLQFQDCTGCSESFIRSTHPKTESVLFDFISLEYSEVLSAASGFQVEEALKHVIENYKGEYVLAVEGSIPDSGYTMIGGVDAKESLLEVAADAKAIISYGSCASWGGIPAAKPNPTGAKPLKSIVSNKPVILVPGCPPIAEVMTGVIAHIITFGEIPELDSAGRPKAFYRHRIHDKCNRRAYFDAGLFVESFDDEGAKQGYCLYKMGCKGPTTYNACAEMRWNGGVSYPIQSGNPCIGCSEKGFWDNGPFFVRRAKIPGTQTTADIDKIGLAALGVTAAGVAAHATGTVIKKKSDDRRGEE comes from the coding sequence ATGAAAAGACCAACAGTTTATGAAACTGCTTTGGAGCATGGCATATCAAGAAGGGACTTCTTGAAGATGTGCACCGCGTTAGCAGCAACGATGGGGCTAGATTACACGCAGTCAAACAAAGTAGTAAACGCATTAGAAACAAACGCCAGAGTGCCGGTTATTTGGCTCCAGTTTCAGGATTGTACCGGATGTTCAGAATCCTTTATTCGCTCTACACATCCAAAGACAGAAAGTGTATTATTTGATTTTATTTCGCTTGAATATTCGGAGGTATTATCTGCAGCTTCCGGCTTTCAGGTAGAAGAAGCACTCAAACATGTCATCGAAAACTATAAGGGCGAGTATGTGCTAGCGGTGGAAGGCAGTATACCTGATTCTGGCTATACGATGATTGGTGGCGTTGATGCAAAGGAAAGCCTTTTGGAAGTAGCTGCAGATGCAAAAGCCATTATTTCCTATGGTAGCTGTGCTTCGTGGGGAGGAATTCCGGCCGCAAAACCAAATCCAACTGGTGCAAAGCCATTAAAGAGCATTGTAAGTAATAAACCTGTCATTCTCGTTCCAGGCTGCCCACCAATTGCTGAAGTGATGACTGGGGTTATTGCCCATATTATTACCTTTGGCGAAATTCCTGAATTAGACTCAGCAGGAAGACCGAAGGCATTTTATCGACACCGTATTCATGATAAATGTAATCGGAGAGCCTATTTTGATGCTGGCTTATTCGTAGAATCCTTTGATGATGAAGGAGCAAAGCAAGGCTATTGCCTATATAAGATGGGATGTAAGGGTCCAACCACCTATAATGCTTGTGCAGAAATGAGATGGAATGGCGGTGTAAGCTACCCAATTCAGTCTGGTAACCCTTGTATTGGCTGCTCAGAAAAAGGCTTCTGGGATAATGGACCATTCTTTGTTAGACGGGCTAAGATTCCAGGTACGCAAACAACGGCAGATATCGATAAAATCGGTCTTGCTGCTTTAGGTGTAACAGCAGCTGGTGTTGCTGCACATGCAACTGGAACGGTCATAAAGAAGAAAAGTGATGATCGACGAGGTGAAGAATAA
- the tatC gene encoding twin-arginine translocase subunit TatC: MEDKELNVVDHLDELRTRLIITVAAFIVFFIVGFVFVEELYQWMTKDLDVKLIVLGPSDILWVYFMIATVISIAGTIPVLALQIWLFVKPALKPIERKVSLSYVPALFFLFILGLCFGYFVIFPTIMSFLIELGGDMMATNFTAEKYFRFILTTTVPFGVLFELPVVLMFLTSLGIVNPYVLTKVRKYAYFALIVVAIFISPPDFMSDFLVAVPLLFLYEISVNLSKFVYKRKLKKEKQRAAELGYDDDVINE; encoded by the coding sequence ATGGAAGATAAAGAATTAAATGTAGTTGATCATTTAGATGAATTAAGAACACGACTCATTATTACAGTTGCTGCTTTTATTGTTTTTTTCATTGTCGGCTTTGTTTTTGTTGAAGAGCTCTATCAATGGATGACAAAAGATTTGGATGTCAAGTTAATTGTACTGGGACCTAGTGATATCCTTTGGGTTTATTTTATGATTGCCACTGTTATTTCTATTGCAGGAACCATTCCAGTGCTGGCTTTACAAATTTGGTTGTTTGTCAAACCAGCTTTGAAGCCGATTGAAAGAAAAGTGTCACTATCATACGTACCAGCCTTGTTTTTCTTATTTATATTAGGACTTTGTTTCGGTTATTTCGTCATTTTTCCAACCATTATGAGCTTCCTAATAGAACTTGGTGGAGATATGATGGCTACTAATTTTACAGCTGAAAAATATTTTCGTTTCATTTTAACAACCACAGTACCGTTTGGAGTACTTTTTGAACTTCCTGTCGTGTTAATGTTTTTAACATCTTTAGGTATAGTGAATCCATACGTACTGACAAAGGTTCGAAAATATGCTTATTTTGCTTTAATCGTAGTTGCAATCTTCATTTCACCGCCAGATTTCATGTCGGATTTTCTTGTGGCCGTTCCATTATTATTTCTATATGAAATCAGTGTGAATTTGTCAAAGTTCGTATATAAAAGGAAACTAAAAAAGGAAAAGCAGCGAGCAGCAGAACTTGGCTATGATGATGATGTAATAAATGAATAA
- a CDS encoding hydrogenase maturation nickel metallochaperone HypA/HybF — translation MHEMALMADILNIVQEDAHSKGIKKLTVVEIIVGELSNAMPDALQMAFAVYKEQNPSLFTTSATLLIHIEEALAECVLCHTIYKPGQKLSFCPQCHFPSGKMTAGETFQILSYEGERQ, via the coding sequence ATGCATGAAATGGCATTGATGGCTGATATCTTAAACATTGTTCAAGAAGACGCCCATTCAAAGGGAATTAAGAAATTAACCGTAGTTGAAATCATTGTCGGTGAATTGAGCAATGCCATGCCTGATGCCTTACAAATGGCATTTGCTGTATACAAGGAACAAAATCCTAGTCTATTCACGACTAGTGCAACATTACTAATACATATAGAAGAAGCTCTGGCTGAATGCGTATTATGTCATACCATTTACAAGCCGGGTCAAAAACTGTCGTTTTGCCCTCAATGTCATTTTCCTTCAGGGAAAATGACAGCAGGAGAAACGTTTCAAATTCTATCTTATGAAGGAGAGAGGCAATAA
- the ilvA gene encoding threonine ammonia-lyase IlvA, translating into MEQKVMKKKWLQVEDILIAYQHLKDIVTQTPLQKNERLSEKYECNIYLKREDLQVVRSFKLRGAYYSIKMLPQEKLVNGVICASAGNHAQGVAYACRKLKIKGKIFMPTTTPKQKISSVEMHGREYVEIVLAGDTFDASYNQAVICAEEEGRTFIHPFNDEKVMAGQGTVAVEILNDCEEKIDYVFGSIGGGGLMSGMSTYMKSVSPETKMIGIEPAGAPSMKTSIENHQVTQLDSIDGFVDGAAVACVGEKSFAVCEDLLDDIIVVPEGKVCTSILELYNQHAIVAEPAGALPVAALDFYKDQIKGKTVVLVISGGNNDIGRMQDIKERSLLYEGLLHYFIVNFPQRAGALREFLDEVLGPNDDITRFEYTKKNNKDNGPALVGIELKSKNDYNGLIDRMQKKGFSYTEINNDSTLFHLLI; encoded by the coding sequence ATGGAACAGAAAGTTATGAAAAAGAAATGGTTGCAAGTGGAGGATATTCTCATAGCATACCAGCATCTGAAAGATATCGTTACCCAAACGCCATTGCAAAAAAATGAACGATTATCCGAAAAATATGAGTGTAATATTTATTTAAAGCGCGAGGATTTACAGGTTGTTCGCTCTTTTAAATTGCGCGGAGCGTATTATTCCATTAAAATGCTTCCACAAGAAAAGCTTGTTAACGGCGTTATTTGTGCAAGTGCGGGAAACCATGCTCAAGGTGTTGCATATGCATGCAGAAAATTGAAAATTAAAGGAAAAATCTTCATGCCAACAACAACTCCAAAACAAAAGATTAGCTCTGTTGAGATGCATGGAAGAGAATATGTTGAAATCGTCTTGGCCGGTGACACCTTTGATGCTTCCTATAATCAGGCTGTTATTTGCGCGGAAGAAGAAGGTCGAACGTTTATTCATCCATTTAATGATGAAAAGGTTATGGCAGGTCAAGGTACGGTAGCTGTTGAGATTTTAAATGATTGCGAGGAAAAAATTGACTACGTTTTCGGTAGTATTGGTGGCGGCGGATTAATGTCCGGGATGAGCACCTATATGAAAAGCGTATCGCCAGAAACGAAAATGATTGGAATTGAGCCCGCAGGAGCTCCTTCAATGAAAACTTCGATTGAAAATCATCAAGTTACACAGCTGGATTCGATTGATGGCTTTGTCGACGGTGCAGCAGTAGCTTGTGTTGGAGAAAAATCCTTTGCGGTTTGTGAAGATCTGTTAGATGATATTATTGTTGTTCCAGAAGGAAAAGTATGTACATCTATTTTAGAATTATATAATCAACATGCGATAGTCGCTGAACCTGCAGGTGCACTGCCTGTTGCTGCACTTGATTTTTATAAGGATCAAATAAAAGGCAAGACAGTTGTATTGGTGATTAGTGGAGGCAATAATGATATCGGCAGGATGCAGGATATTAAAGAAAGATCGCTTCTATATGAAGGGTTATTACATTATTTTATCGTTAATTTTCCACAACGTGCAGGCGCACTAAGAGAGTTTTTAGATGAAGTTCTTGGACCAAATGATGATATTACTCGTTTTGAATATACTAAGAAGAATAATAAAGACAATGGGCCTGCGTTAGTTGGGATTGAATTGAAAAGTAAAAATGATTATAATGGATTAATTGACAGAATGCAGAAAAAAGGCTTTTCGTATACTGAAATTAATAATGACAGCACGCTGTTCCATTTATTAATCTAA